One window from the genome of Fulvivirga lutea encodes:
- the rpsH gene encoding 30S ribosomal protein S8: MTDPIADYLTRLRNAIKAKHKVIDIPASNIKKELTKVLFDKGYILNYKFEDTKNHQGNIKIALKYTEDNKPAVYNLERVSKPGLRKYTKADALPRVLNGLGVAIISTSKGVVTDKEARELQVGGEVLCYVY; this comes from the coding sequence ATGACAGATCCAATAGCAGATTATTTGACCCGTTTGAGGAATGCTATTAAAGCAAAGCATAAGGTAATTGATATACCTGCCTCAAATATCAAAAAGGAACTTACGAAGGTACTTTTTGATAAAGGTTATATCCTGAACTATAAGTTCGAGGATACTAAAAACCATCAGGGTAATATAAAAATAGCGCTTAAGTACACTGAAGATAACAAGCCTGCTGTTTATAACCTTGAAAGAGTGAGTAAACCTGGTTTAAGAAAGTATACCAAGGCTGATGCTCTACCAAGAGTATTAAACGGATTAGGTGTAGCTATCATATCTACATCTAAAGGTGTTGTTACTGACAAAGAAGCCAGAGAGCTTCAAGTTGGTGGAGAAGTATTGTGTTACGTTTACTAA
- the rplR gene encoding 50S ribosomal protein L18 yields the protein MAFNKIRRRLRIKKGIRNRIQGTTERPRLSVFKSNKAIYAQIIDDSKGQTLSASSSAELGSKLNINTSIEVGKKIAEKASAAGIKEVVFDRNGYLYHGKVKALADGARDGGLKF from the coding sequence ATGGCATTCAATAAGATTAGAAGAAGACTTCGAATTAAAAAGGGTATCAGAAACAGAATTCAGGGTACTACTGAAAGACCAAGATTATCTGTTTTTAAAAGTAATAAGGCTATTTACGCCCAGATTATTGACGATAGTAAAGGACAGACGCTTTCTGCATCTTCATCTGCAGAGTTAGGTTCTAAGCTAAATATTAACACTTCCATAGAAGTAGGTAAGAAGATCGCTGAAAAAGCATCTGCTGCCGGCATCAAAGAAGTAGTATTTGATAGAAATGGTTATTTGTATCATGGTAAAGTAAAAGCTTTAGCTGATGGTGCAAGAGATGGAGGTCTAAAATTTTAA
- the rpmD gene encoding 50S ribosomal protein L30, whose translation MSKVKISQVRSTIGRPEVQKRTIKALGLGKINKSVEVELTPQVNGMINKVNHLVSVTEI comes from the coding sequence ATGTCTAAAGTTAAAATTTCACAAGTAAGAAGTACAATCGGAAGACCTGAGGTACAAAAGAGAACTATCAAAGCTTTAGGCTTAGGTAAGATAAATAAATCTGTTGAAGTGGAATTAACTCCACAAGTAAACGGAATGATTAATAAAGTGAACCATTTGGTATCTGTAACTGAGATATAA
- the rpsE gene encoding 30S ribosomal protein S5, with translation MSQSNIKSVKASEIDLKEKVVAIKRVAKVVKGGRRFSFSAIVVVGDGNGVVGYGLGKANEVTDAITKGIDDAKKNLVKVPVIKGTVPHEALGKYSGGFVLLKPASPGTGVIAGGAMRAVLESAGVHNVLAKSKGSSNPHNVVKATFDALTNMRDPFTVAKDRGVSLSKVFNG, from the coding sequence ATGTCTCAAAGTAATATTAAATCAGTGAAAGCAAGCGAAATCGACCTTAAAGAAAAGGTTGTTGCCATCAAAAGAGTAGCCAAAGTGGTGAAAGGTGGTAGAAGATTTAGCTTCTCTGCTATTGTGGTTGTTGGTGATGGTAATGGTGTTGTAGGTTACGGATTAGGAAAAGCTAACGAAGTAACTGACGCTATCACTAAAGGAATTGATGACGCAAAGAAAAACTTAGTGAAAGTTCCTGTTATTAAGGGAACTGTACCTCACGAGGCTTTAGGTAAATACAGTGGTGGTTTCGTATTGTTGAAACCAGCATCTCCTGGTACTGGTGTTATAGCTGGTGGTGCGATGCGTGCTGTATTAGAAAGTGCAGGTGTACATAACGTACTTGCGAAATCTAAAGGATCATCTAACCCTCACAACGTGGTAAAAGCAACATTTGATGCTCTTACCAACATGAGAGATCCTTTTACTGTAGCTAAAGATAGAGGAGTATCATTGTCTAAAGTATTTAACGGATAA
- the rplF gene encoding 50S ribosomal protein L6 produces the protein MSRIGKKPIKLVDGVSYNYDTKEGIISVKGPKGELKQKIDPAFKLVENEGTLSIERPTEQKRHKALHGLYRSLIHNMFEGVSQGYKKQLELVGVGYKATAQNNVLELSLGYSHNIWMAIPSELSVSAETEKGKNPVVTLEGYDKQLIGQVAAKIKSLREVEPYKGKGIKFVGQYVRRKAGKQAAK, from the coding sequence ATGTCACGAATAGGGAAAAAACCAATTAAGCTTGTTGACGGAGTGTCCTACAATTATGATACTAAGGAAGGTATCATTTCTGTAAAAGGACCAAAAGGCGAGCTTAAACAAAAAATTGACCCTGCTTTCAAATTGGTTGAAAATGAAGGCACGTTAAGTATCGAAAGACCAACAGAACAGAAGAGACATAAAGCTCTTCATGGTTTATACAGGTCTTTGATACATAATATGTTTGAAGGAGTTAGCCAAGGATATAAGAAGCAGTTGGAGTTAGTAGGGGTAGGTTACAAAGCCACCGCTCAAAACAATGTGTTGGAACTAAGCCTTGGATATTCTCACAATATCTGGATGGCCATTCCAAGTGAATTATCTGTATCAGCTGAGACTGAGAAAGGTAAGAATCCGGTAGTAACATTAGAAGGTTACGATAAGCAATTAATCGGACAAGTAGCGGCTAAAATTAAGTCGTTGAGAGAGGTTGAGCCTTACAAAGGTAAAGGTATCAAGTTTGTTGGTCAGTATGTTAGACGTAAGGCTGGTAAGCAAGCTGCTAAATAA